The following proteins are encoded in a genomic region of Arachis stenosperma cultivar V10309 chromosome 4, arast.V10309.gnm1.PFL2, whole genome shotgun sequence:
- the LOC130976715 gene encoding polygalacturonase At1g48100-like → MSVIHGVFILWITMILLVLVHNLENVEGRHHSHKKGKKNQHPSPPYNAPPTVPSDPGNSPSDCNVFDVRSFGAAGDGCSDDTDAFREAWKAACEVESGVVLAPQDYIFMITSTIFSGPCKPGLVFQVDGTLMAPDGPENWPEEDKRNQWLVFYKLDQMILNGTGIIQGNGEQWWDLPCKPHRSPKGEPVSGPCDSPAMIRFFMSSNLVVAGLKIQNSPQFHVKFDGCEGVLINEVSLYSPKLSPNTDGIHLGNTRDVGIYNTIISNGDDCISIGPGCSNVEIDGVTCGPSHGISVGDLGVHNSQACVSNITVMNTKIRESDNGIRIKTWQGGTGSVTGLRFEKIEMENVRNCIIIDQYYCLSKGQGCLNQTSGVHVNDVSYRNIKGTYDVRTPPIHFACSDTVACTNITMSDVELMPHEGHLLDDPFCWNAYGVQETMTIPPLDCLRQGQPDTLIELSQYECN, encoded by the exons ATGAGTGTGATTCATGGGGTTTTCATTTTATGGATTACTATGATTCTTCTTGTTTTGGTCCATAATTTGGAAAATGTGGAAGGAAGACATCATTCTcacaagaagggtaagaaaaaTCAACATCCTTCACCACCTTATAATGCTCCTCCTACAGTGCCCTCTGATCCCGGGAATTCGCCGTCCGATTGCAACGTTTTCGACGTAAGATCGTTCGGTGCAGCCGGAGATGGTTGCTCTGATGATACAGATGCATTCAGGGAAGCATGGAAAGCAGCATGTGAAGTGGAATCAGGGGTTGTTCTGGCTCCACAAGACTACATTTTCATGATCACCTCAACCATCTTTTCAGGTCCATGCAAACCAGGACTAGTGTTTCAA GTGGATGGAACTCTAATGGCACCAGATGGACCAGAAAACTGGCCTGAAGAAGATAAGCGCAATCAATGGCTTGTGTTCTACAAACTTGATCAAATGATTCTTAACGGGACAGGGATCATACAAGGCAATGGTGAACAATGGTGGGATCTACCTTGCAAACCTCACAGG AGTCCAAAAGGAGAGCCTGTGTCAGGACCATGTGATAGCCCAGCA ATGATAAGGTTCTTCATGAGCTCAAATTTGGTGGTGGCTGGGCTGAAAATTCAGAACAGTCCTCAGTTCCATGTGAAATTTGATGGATGTGAAGGAGTGCTCATCAATGAAGTGTCCCTTTACTCACCTAAACTTAGCCCAAACACTGATGGGATCCACTTGGGAAACACAAGGGATGTTGGCATATATAACACCATCATAAGCAATG GTGATGATTGCATTTCAATTGGACCCGGTTGCTCAAATGTGGAAATAGACGGTGTAACTTGTGGTCCTAGCCATGGCATAag TGTGGGTGA CCTAGGTGTGCACAACTCGCAAGCATGTGTGTCAAACATAACAGTGATGAACACAAAGATAAGGGAATCAGACAATGGGATCAGGATCAAGACATGGCAAGGAGGAACAGGATCAGTGACAGGACTTagatttgagaagatagaaATGGAGAATGTGAGAAACTGCATAATCATAGATCAATACTACTGCTTGTCAAAGGGGCAAGGATGTCTAAACCAAACCTCAGGTGTTCATGTGAATGACGTGTCATACAGGAACATAAAAGGAACCTATGATGTTAGAACCCCTCCAATACACTTTGCATGCAGTGACACAGTTGCTTGCACAAACATAACAATGTCCGATGTTGAACTCATGCCTCATGAGGGTCACTTGCTTGATGACCCTTTTTGTTGGAATGCTTATGGGGTTCAAGAAACCATGACTATTCCTCCCCTTGATTGCTTGAGACAAGGTCAACCTGACACACTCATTGAGCTCTCACAATATGAATGTAATTAA